One window from the genome of Ovis canadensis isolate MfBH-ARS-UI-01 breed Bighorn chromosome 21, ARS-UI_OviCan_v2, whole genome shotgun sequence encodes:
- the CD5 gene encoding T-cell surface glycoprotein CD5, which produces MGSQHPPLAALYLLELLVTSCLGGLKVEERGLAVRLSGSGSPCQGRLEVSNGTEWYAVHGQSWGQSSLYQVMPKQFFKLCQKLQCRDPLLLSSLHHFKDRPFQKLMICHGQLGSFSNCSLNRGHQVGPLALICSEPPRTTAPPTTSPPTTTPEPTAPPRFQLVAEPGGLRCAGLVEFYSGGVGGTIGIEPQDEIKDLGQLICAALQCGSFLKPLPETEEAQTPKPGGQRPLPIRWEIQNPRCNSLEQCFRKVQPRAGGQALGLICSDFQPKVQSRLVGGSDMCEGSVEVRSGKGQQWDTLCDSSWAKGTARWEEVCREQQCGNVSFYQGLDPSEKTLGGFYCPFGILSQCHKLEEKKSYCKRVFVTCQNSSRAGLGVGAVMSIILALVLLAVLLVVCGPLAYKKVVKKFRQKKQRQWIGPTGMNQNMSFHRNHTVTVRSQAENATASHVENEYSQPPRNSQISAYPALEGALHRISTHPDNSSDSDYELHGAQRL; this is translated from the exons TCACTTCCTGCCTCGGAGGGCTCAAGGTGGAGGAGCGAG GGCTCGCCGTGAGACTGAGCGGCTCTGGCTCACCGTGCCAGGGCCGTCTGGAGGTCAGCAACGGGACAGAGTGGTACGCAGTGCACGGCCAGAGCTGGGGCCAGTCTTCACTCTACCAGGTGATGCCCAAGCAGTTCTTCAAGCTGTGCCAGAAGCTGCAGTGCCGGGACCCTTTGTTACTCTCTTCATTGCATCACTTCAAAGACAGGCCATTCCAGAAGCTGATGATCTGCCATGGACAGCTGGGGTCCTTCTCCAACTGCAGCCTCAACAGGGGACACCAGGTGGGCCCTCTGGCCCTGATCTGCTCAG AGCCACCGAGGACAACAGCTCCTCCCACGACCTCCCCGCCCACAACCACTCCGGAGCCCACAG CACCTCCCAGGTTTCAGCTGGTGGCAGAGCCTGGGGGCCTGCGGTGTGCTGGCCTGGTGGAGTTCTACAGCGGTGGCGTGGGCGGCACCATCGGCATCGAGCCCCAGGATGAGATCAAGGACCTGGGGCAACTCATCTGTGCAGCCCTCCAGTGTGGCTCCTTCCTGAAGCCCCTGCCAGAGACCGAGGAAGCCCAGACACCAAAGCCAGGAGGCCAAAGGCCCTTGCCAATCCGCTGGGAGATCCAGAACCCAAGATGCAACTCCCTGGAGCAGTGTTTCCGAAAAGTGCAGCCCCGGGCGGGTGGCCAAGCTCTTGGCCTCATCTGTTCTG ATTTCCAGCCCAAGGTGCAGAGCCGCCTGGTTGGGGGCAGCGACATGTGCGAAGGCTCCGTGGAAGTGCGCAGTGGGAAAGGCCAGCAGTGGGACACGCTATGTGACAGCTCCTGGGCCAAGGGCACGGCACGGTGGGAGGAGGTGTGCCGGGAGCAGCAGTGCGGCAACGTCAGCTTCTAccaggggctggaccccagcgaGAAGACCTTGGGGGGCTTCTACTGTCCCTTCGGGATACTGTCCCAGTGCCACAAGCTTGAGGAGAAAAAGTCGTACTGCAAGAGGGTGTTTGTCACAT gCCAGAACTCCAGCCGAGCGGGCCTGGGCGTGGGCGCCGTGATGAGCATTATCCTGGCCCTCGTGCTTCTGGCGGTGCTGCTGGTCGTGTGTGGCCCCCTGGCTTACAAGAAGGTCGTGAAGAAAT tccgccagaAGAAGCAGCGCCAGTGGATTGGCCCAACGGGAATGAACCAGAACA TGTCTTTCCATCGCAACCACACGGTGACTGTCCGGTCCCAGGCTGAGAACGCCACGGCCTCCCACGTGGAGAACGAATACAGTCAGCCTCCCAGGAACTCCCAGATCTCAGCTTATCCAG CTCTGGAAGGGGCCCTGCACCGTATCTCCACCCACCCTGATAACTCCTCCGACAGTGACTACGAGCTACACGGGGCTCAGAGGCTATAA
- the VPS37C gene encoding vacuolar protein sorting-associated protein 37C: METLKDKTLEELKEMQNNPEAIDRLAQDSPEVQDLQLEREMALATNRSLAEQNLEFQGPLEISRSNLSDKYQELRKLVERCQEQKAKLEKFSSALQLGTLLDLLQIESMKIEEESEAMAEKFLEGEVPLDTFLENFSSMRTLSHLRRVRVEKLQDVMRKPRASLEPAGDAPPPRPPPPLRPGPQATPPPAEDTQPQPPPQPSVVPPYPLPYSPSPGMSVGPTAHGALPPAPFPVVPQPSFSYSGPLGPPYPAAQPGARAPSGYSWSPQRSTPPPLGYPMAPTGASGPGYPMVGSRAPSPGYPQQPPYLSTGGKPPYPTQPQPSGPLQPPYPPGPAPPYGFPPPQGPTWPGY; this comes from the exons ATGGAAACGCTAAAAGACAAGACCCTGGAGGAGCTGAAGGAGATGCAGAATAACCCGGAGGCCATCGACCGACTGGCCCAGGACTCCCCGGAG GTCCAGGATCTGCAGCTGGAGCGGGAAATGGCACTGGCCACCAACCGCAGCCTGGCCGAACAGAACCTGGAGTTCCAGGGTCCACTGGAGATCAGCCGCTCAAACCTCTCAGACAAGTACCAGGAGCTCCGGAAGCTGGTGGAACGGTGCCAGGAGCAGAAGGCAAAGCTGG AGAAGTTCTCCTCAGCACTGCAGCTAGGGACCTTGTTGGACCTTCTGCAGATCGAAAGCATGAAGATTGAAGAAGAGTCCGAG GCCATGGCTGAGAAGTTCCTGGAGGGCGAGGTGCCCCTGGACACGTTCCTGGAGAATTTCTCCTCCATGAGAACACTGTCCCATCTGCGCCGGGTTCGCGTGGAGAAGCTCCAGGATGTGATGAGAAAGCCCAGGGCCTCCCTGGAGCCTGCCGGGGATGCCCCTCCTCCACGCCCGCCCCCCCCACTGCGCCCTGGCCCGCAGGCGACGCCCCCGCCAGCCGAAGACACTCAGCCACAGCCGCCGCCGCAGCCCTCAGTGGTCCCTCCTTACCCTTTGCCCTACAGCCCCTCTCCAGGCATGTCCGTGGGCCCCACCGCCCACGGAGCGCTCCCGCCGGCCCCTTTCCCCGTGGTGCCCCAGCCCTCCTTTTCCTACAGTGGGCCTTTGGGGCCCCCATACCCCGCAGCCCAGCCGGGAGCCAGGGCCCCTTCGGGCTACTCCTGGTCCCCGCAGAGGAGCACGCCGCCCCCGCTGGGCTATCCCATGGCCCCCACTGGTGCCTCTGGACCCGGGTACCCCATGGTGGGGAGCCGGGCCCCCAGTCCTGGTTATCCTCAGCAGCCCCCCTACCTCTCAACAGGAGGAAAACCTCCGTACCCCACACAGCCCCAGCCCTCAGGCCCCCTCCAGCCCCCCTACCCCCCCGGGCCCGCTCCTCCCTATGGGTTCCCCCCACCTCAGGGTCCCACCTGGCCTGGCTATTAG